tttctctttttcttacatCTGCGAGATAAGCGGAAAAAACAGGTGGCAATTTTAGCTGTTTCAGTTTTCTCAGCGATCCGAACGTCACTGGGCATTTTTCCTTCATGCGCTATctgaaattctaaaaatttttccaaatttcCAAGAATTCCTATTATCTCAATTTCCGAGATTTGAACCctgaaaaatggaaaaagtatcaggaaaaCATAATCGGCAAGGAGATCAATAATCATCTCATTTTCATAAACAAAACTGTTgcgtttattttatcaattatttcttatacatctaaagtatttttattttcactcgCCATAGATtcctattatataattattcgataAAGAAATCATTTTCCACTCtaattacagaaaaagagtTTGTCTGGATAAAAATTAACAGTAGTTCCAGTAAACTTTCATCCTTTTTGTGCTTGTAATCGTTGCATtacatttcattattattattatatatagttgataatatttttatcttatatatttcttagtGCAATGTTGTCAAAACTTATAATCTTCAAAAGATTTCATgcatacaatttaataaatttctccgctttaaaatatgaaattactCATTTTAAcagtttcttttataaataacgtttttcgtttactaaattaaaatttttcaggaaAACCTATAAGActtaaatgaaagaaatagtACTTCTTACGGGAAGTTGGTCGATGTGTCGTTAATCTAAGGAATAACGGTATTACAAAGATTTACCGTGCAGATTTATCCGACGATGATACTGTCCGTAAGCACgcatttctttgaaatttgtGATTAATTTGGTACTATTAACACAGCTCTGATTTCAGAACAGAAGATGGATGCTAGAGTTCATAttgtgtgtacatacatacgcatatatatacacccgtatgtatgtatatcgaGATGTTTTGTACGATTTGCATCAAATCCCCGGGGCTTATTTTCTGACGAAATTAGAGTCGATCTTTCCAAAGAAGTCtttcaacattaaaataatgaaattattccgagtcgttttatcattaaaacacTTAAATCTAAAAAGATTGCTCAAATTGTTTGGAAGATAGCCTTCAGTGTTATTTCGATCGTGGAAAAATCGATTCTAAATTCATAGGAGAATCAGTAGACAAAAGGAATGGCGATGGTTTTGGCACATTCCGTACATATTTGCGCATATGTATTAAACGAGTTCAAAATATTgctaaaatatctatataattttacatcattTACCGTTATGGAGtcatacatttataaagtatGTCTAATATTATcgacttattttattttttacgcgtagtaataattattctcaAGTTTGAGTCATTCACAAACGTGAAAAGTCGCGATAAATgagtataataaaacattagacacgatatataaaaatatataaaaatgacgaATTCGATAACATGAACATGTTCGAATGATGATTAACGAAGATGACGTAATTCGTGATGTATACATTCTCCTCTCACAAGGGAAGGCTGCCAAGTGtaaatcgaataataatgCCAAACCTATACAGATTAAGGGATCGATCACATAATTTCACGTaaaacttttcatttttcacttttcgcTGTATCTATTCTGCatgaacttttttattattgacgaGATCACGTTTCCACGTTTCGTCAAGTTACATGATCACGAGTTCAGgtgaaaattttcactttttatgtTTCCAACCTAGGGAAAAAGTTACGTGATTGCTGCCCTATTATTTGGATAACCAAAAAGTGAAATTCACCATTTTCAAGctcaatataaacataaatatcaaatatagcCAAATTTTACGGATCATTGGCCGTGTATTATTTTGTCAATGTCTTGCTTTTCTAACAAAATGTTGTTTAGTTTTTCTGTTTGTATTAACATTTTGAGTAAATTCGAAATTTGTGAATTATAACGTTAAAAAGAGTGGAACCGATATGACGGACATGAATTTAAAGTCTACCTTCCGAAATGCACTGAAAATGTATGGTTCTTGTCATACAGATTTTCTGTACTGACAgtgtatatcaaaatatagaagaaaaatccgtaataaaaatttacaaataataataaaataataaataaatttctatacatGGATCGCATCTGATCTAATACATTGAATTTGagacacaaacacacacacaattaaaGTTCGAGAATTTAATCAAATCTAATGTAACATAGCAATGCACAATTGTGATGCCTACACGTGGCGCAGGATGGATAACGGCTAAATTCAACatgataaagatattaaagtatataacaATTTGCAGAAAGAGATTTAAAACTTTCGGCATTTTTATGTGATTTACACTTGGGAGTCTTCTCTTGTCAGAGCACTTAAAGATACGACAGTAAACTGATTTCTCGCCTCCAAAGCAAATTCGTACATTTCTCATGCATAGATATTCGACAGACGCATACTCTCACGCGTATACTTCCAAATAGTAATCTTACACGTTATAAGTAACAAGTGTACCTTAGAAAACGTTAGCTGGCAGTTTGTGTCAGTATTTACCGCGCTTCTTGACAAATAGACGAATAGGATATAACGTCGCTCGACGCAGTCGTCACAGGACACAGTCTTCCGCGTTGTCTTGGACGGACCGGTTATATATCCCCCGATCTTCGCACATGCATGCATAcggcgcgcgcgcccgcgcgaaATCGTTTCGTCGACGACTTTCGTGTATCCGCCTCGCGGGAGTACGTCGTAATTAATTCGTGTCACGCTCGAGCGAGAAGAACGAAGGAATGATAAAGTTGTGCATCTATGGTCCGTCGTTTCGTCTCTAACGTTGTCGGGTTTCGGTTTTATCAAGTAATCGACTCTTTATCGCACCATATAATGTATACGGGAATTGTAATACAGGAAGTACAacttatatattgtacacGAATATATTACATCGCTACTACTACCATCATCATCACCCGGAATTATCACCCTGATGATCGAGGTCTACCTCACACTAACTGACACTTATAGATTTTACAAAGGCCATTTAACGTCTACGTGTACAACATCCTTACTGCGGTCTAAAACGATATCTAAAACCTCGCCGCTTCTGGTAAAGCTATCAAAATGCCAATGTACGTTTGTCAAGtcatatagataaaaatgtacaaatatcaTTCTTTGAGATTTATGGCAGACAGAATGTGCGATGACgagaacgtaaaaaaaaagaaaagaaaaatagagagaaagagaaaacaagaAAACTTGATCGTTTAATAAAACTATGCTATTATCTACTGATCGTTTGCAAAGTGATCATGGTCGTTCGAGTATAAAAATTACGGCACTCTTTTAGAAGTACCGCGAAAACTAGCGTCACAAATAGATCAATGGAGAAGACCGTAACGATCGACGTTGACGGTAATCGTACCTCTTAATGGAGCAATGTGGAAGAAGAGTTCAAAACCTTCTATTTTCAATACGCAGACGCTTCCTTGTACTCGGAACCTTCCATAGTGAAGAAGTCCTCGAGTTTCCACTGAAGTGTCTCAAAAGTTGGTCTCTTCATAGGATCCTTGTTCCAGCATTCCAGCATGATATTATAAAGCGTGTCGGGACAACCGGGTGGACACGGCATTCTATAGCCATGTTCCACCTGATGAAGAACCTCGGCGTTCGTCATACCTGAGGAGAAGAATGCGTTTACATTTTACCTCAATCCGTAGACCTTATGTTAAAAACGTTTATGcgactttatttaaaaattgaaaagttgaATATAATAACGGTACaggataatttttgttttcacaATACCTGGATAAGGTATTCTGCCGTACGTGACCAATTCGGTAAGAAGGATGCCAAACGACCATACGTCGGATTTAATACTGAATTTGCTGTAGTTGGCAGCTTCGGGGGCGGTCCACTTGATAGGGAAACGCGCCCCTATTCTAGCCTCGTATTCGTCCTCTTTGATAAGCCTAGCCAAGCCGAAGTCTGCGATTTTAACGACATTTCCGTCTGCTACGAGAACGTTACGGGCGGCCAAGTCTCGATGAATGTAATTCTGCGATTCTAAGTACGCCATACCGGCGGCTATTTGCGCGGCCATGTCGATCAGTTGTTGCAATTTTAGGCCTCTACCTTTTCCTAAAAGATTATACATGATTGCTACAACGATATCGGTAACGAAAAGATACGACTGCAGAAATACTAGCTTTATCGATTTTGTAGTAGTATTTCGGGATGGCACcttgaaaaattaatgagcAAGTAAAATATGCAACTAGATTcgatcaaaaaatatatttgttcttttgaGTGGCAGAGAAATGGTAACTTTTTGGAGTAGAGCTCCTAAGTCTTTAGATTCTTAGCAAGAACATTACTAGACAATAAAGTGTTAAAAAGTGTTgacaatataattgaaaaaaaattagaaataattagaaatatcgGTCAAtcctttaatttaaaacactggcaaatatttttgtacaaaattattttaaaaaatattctgattatttaaatttaagaagtgaatttaattttttttcatatcacACAATGTGATATGAAAGGGCCAGTCAGAATCAAACCGTACCTTGCATACCTTGTAAATATTCCAGTAAACTGCCGTTCCTCATCAATTCTGTGATGATATAAATCGGTTCCTCCATCGTGCACACAGCGTACAATTGAATTAGCTTGGCGTGTCGGAGTTTCTTCATGATTTGCGCCTCGGCGAGGAAGTCCTTCGGGTCCATGGTGCCCGGCTTGAGCGTCTTAATCGCCACCGGCGTAGTGTTGTTCCACAGGCCTTCCCATACCTCGCCGAATTGGCCCTGTCCCAATTTCCTCAAGAATTTCAGTGACGAACGATCGATTTCCCATTGGTCCCGCGTACGGTGACTAAGGCCCTCCGTTACGGGTTTCTCAACCTGTTGAACAAAGTCAGACCCGGAATCAGCCGTCGTCGGTAAGGGGACAGACTCGCGAGGTTTGATTTTGTGCAGGGAAGGAGTTCGTGTTTGATCGGCTGCATTAATGGCGAGCTATATTTCGTTTCGTCttcttttatgagaaaaaattcTATAGCTAAGCGTGAAAGATAATATTCTATgcactgtaaaaaaaagagtgcTAGCGCTCAACTTCCCTGTTCGCGAATACAAACCTACTTTTCTCCGTGTCCTGCAATCGTGTAAGAACCCCAATAACGATCCCGGACGGTAAACATGATCGCGCGATCGTTCCAACAAATATGCATTTTAGAAAAACGAGGAGAAAGACGAAGaggaaaatgaaataatgagCGATACAATATGCAGAATGTCTCAAATATGTCGCACTATGTCGCAGCTAGGAAAAAAGACATGCCGCGAGTCTCAGAAATACTCGGTATACGCGTACATGTACGATCTGAACGGAACAACATGCACATACGCTCGTTTACGCTCGTTCGCCTCTCGAATAACGGATGAGACATGTATGTAGGAACGCTTTTGGGACATCTTGTATGTAGACTGTAGACAGATCTCGAGCACACATACATTCGAGCTGATTCTCGCTTTCGCGTTTCAATACTTATATGAacttacatatacatatacatatagatatatgtatatgaaaagAGTTCGTACATTGTTATTCGTAAATTGTTATTCACAAGGAAGAGCGGTATTTCGCGgtgaaacgaaaaaaatgtcGTTTCCTTTGTGTGTGCTGCCAATCTCGATTCTTAATATTTACCTATATGTATGTTACACCTCTCGCGCGAGGTCTACGATGCTAAATGAATTGATGTATGAGATAAAttgttgtaaatataaaattacatcgaATGTACAGAGCTTCTTTATACGAGATATCTCTAAGTGAATGACAATCTACTGCTTCTGAAACATAATCCCATATAGAACGGGCTTGTGCTGTATGTACAGGCCagatacaataaaatgtaaaagcgTTTTAcgtcgagaaaaagaaaggaatcGAAAGAACGTGTTTATGGCGTATATTAGGACATTCAATTTACCAAGAAAATCCACCGGGAGGTAGGGCAAGCAATAAACAGACAAACAAACACAATCTATTCAGACATCGAACTTCGCAATAAGTGCTTATCAATGCTTCTAAAAAACtgatatctctttctttttcaatatgtAATGTAGACGTAAATATACCTCGTTTGCTGTGTCAAGTTTCATTTACCCGCGCGGGTCTCCCTACTCGCGACTTtccaagaataaaaaaaaactgaatcAGAAAATTGCGGGTGTAATCGATGTAATTGATATGTTGTTAAATGTTCTGTGTGTATCCAGAACGATATCTCGACGATCCAAGGTATTACGCACCAGTAACAATAACGCTTACAATAACGAAATAACAGAggtaataactaaaaaaaataatttaaaaaatatattaatcttgttaatatattaacaataataatatattctattaaataatataacagtgTGATATACTGTTGGTCGAGATTGTTACTATTGTCATAATCAGGGCGAATAATCAAGCGTATCAAGCGTATCGATCGCGTCGTTGCAAAAGTGTTGGAGTTTAGACACAGTGTTATACGACATcgatagaaaataaatgtataaaaagtcgatttattaattcatcGATATGATCTCAATTGACTTCCGCTACAATTTGTTGTGTGGGTATATGTGTGtgcattttaaagaaatttctattatttataatcgcTCCTTTTTTCATCGCGCGTTCCAATTGAGAATCGTCTGTGTCTAATGTACCTCCGCATTTAAATACCAACAAACTTCCGCTGAAAGCTGTCTCATTCGACGAGATAAGTAAAATGCGTTTTCattatgtgtaatattatCGCGTAAATCCCCCGTACGTATCGTTTCATTATCGATAAAGACCTGCCTAACTCAGCGATAAATGAAACTTTGTTGCCACAATGACGTACGACGGCGCGTTAAGTGCgacgtttttatttatttagacgAATCTCTGTCCAAATTCTCTCTCGTCAATTCTCAATTTCTCATCAATCCGCGATTCTTATACGACCGTTAGCAGCAGCGAGTGGTAGTACAACGATTATCATCTACCTATCAAGTATCATTGTTATTATACTGAGAAGCTGAATCGTATCGGTCACTCGTGGAGCTTACCTGTACACAAGGCTTGCACAGATTAACGCACAGGCCGTCCGCGTCTTTGCTGTAGTGCTCCACAAGATCCTGCAGATTTCTGAACGTGGTTCGCCTGGCGATGAAAAAGCCACCCTCGTCCAATTGACGAATACGATAATGCTTCACCGTATCGCCGTCGCGCACTACAACAATCATCGAACATACATACACTCCACTTCGGCGCCTCCAACCGTCTCGCAATCGCGCGTATAGATCGCACGCTACTCCGCGCGATCTCCGCCCGGatcattattcatttatttgttatcgCAACTGTCGGGATTACGAGCACGACCGGTAGTTTCTATTATCGTTTCTATGACGTTACCTGAAAGGGAGTAGTCATTGTGCCGGCTCTCGGAGTCTCTTATCAGAAACGCGCCGTGATCGTTTTCCGGCAGGAGCAATTTTTTCTCAGCCTCGATTCGCTTAATCTTCCTGAAATACCATCTGTAAATGCAAATTAGCGTTATCAGCTTTCAACAGAGATTCGCCCTCCCACCTATCAACGGCTAAAGATTCTTTGCCGCGAATCAAACCTTCGCGACATTATTTAGCGGACTAGGGACTCACCAGTCTGCCGGCTATAATAAATCGTTAATATTCCGCGTCACGATACAATTACTTTATCGTGAATCGTGGCTTCGGTTACAGAGATCGAGATTATCGTCTAGAACGATTGAAAATGATCAAAACCACTCACGGTTCCGCCTCGATCGACTTCAACTTGGCGACGTAATTGCTGGGGATGTAGCCCTCCTGCCTGGTCCTTTTACTCCTGGCCAGCCACCAGTCGCCCTGGGTGTCGTTGATTATCTCCAAGTGCTCTCCCTTCTTGAAGCTCAAGTCCTCGTCCGTGCGCGCGTCGTAATCGTACAGGGCGACGAATATCTTCGCCGTCGCCACGTCCATATCCGGGATCTGCGGGATCGGCCTGATCGGATccggcggcggcgtcggcaCCGGGCTGACCTGCGACGCGACCGCCTCGATGCTGGGATTGCCGATCCGGTCTGGCTTCTCCTTCTCCACGTCCGTCGGGTTGCTGAAGCAGTTCCCCATGTCTCGGCCgtgcgggcgcgcgcgcgcgcgcgtctacGATTCTCTCAAAACGTCCTCgaaacgtcgcgtcgcgctgCCGTTGTCCACGCTGGCTGGCGTTGTCGCGCCTCCACCTCGCATTTAACGCACCACTCTGTTCACTGGATCAACAGTGGTACCGGGTCCATTAAAACTCACACAACTGTTGAGCGGTAGCGACCGCGCCGGATGCGTGGGCGTCGAAAGATCAAGAACGAGTCATACGCGTTAATTCCGATCAATCGTTCACGCGGTTCGTTACCTGGATCGGTAAAGGGGGGGGGCGGACGCGGAGGGGTCCACACGCGGCACCACCCCCGAGGATCGAACTCCGGAATCGGACGCGGGTTCCGTCAGCTGTGTCGCCGTCCGGAGGACGGCGGATCAAAGGAGCGCGGAACGGGCGGGACCGTCGTCGGCTGGATATCGCGGGAGGAAGCGAGGTGCCGTGCCGGAAGGATCACATCCGCGCGGTGGAGCGGCGGCGTGACGATTCCGCGCATTCTCCGGGTATCCCGGATGTCCcctgcgacgacgacgacgcacGACTGCACCAGCGGACCGACCGCCGCATCGCCACGGgcgaacgacgacgacgacgcgtcCTGTCCCGCGTCTCCAGATTATCGAGAGGGAGGAGGGCACACCGGACGTTGTTGGACCCTTTTTATTTCTGGcaacgtgtttttttttttttatcgacgaCCCCGACGGGGAGGAACGCGGCGATAGAACACCCGCGTGCGTTCGctcgcacacgcgcgcgcgcgcgcgcgatcacGCACGCACGCCCGATCGGCCTCTCACCTCGATAGAGCTTAGAAAGTAGGCGAGTCGACAGGCGCCGTCGCCATTGCAAGCAGCGGTCACGGAGATCCGTCAAAAAGGCCCACCGTTAATGCCCGTCCGTTCTcgcatgcgcgcgcgcacacacgcactGCCCACCGACGGACGAGATCCGCCGTGTCCGCCTCGTATGCGAGACACACCGCACACGCCCAATTCCCGTCGACGGGGCCCGCGGGATcggcgacgaggacgacgacgacgacgctggTACCTCAGGGCCTCCGACCTGCCGACTCCGGTCTTCTCATCGTCCGCCACCCACGCGCGCCGCGAGAACGTGACGAATCGAGCGGGATTGCGTGTCCTCACGTCTGACGTTCCAACTATTCGCGTCGCACCCGCAAGCCAGGCTTCTCGCGGCTCGAACAATCTGATCTCGCGGCCTGGAGAAAGCCACGAGAGACTCGGACTCTCGGAGTTCTCGGGACTCGGGACGCACCTCTCGACAGTCGACAGTCTCGATTGTCGCCGCGACGCGCCTGACCCCTAGCGGATTTTTTTGCCAACTAACTCGGCGCCCGGTCGGTAAAGAGGAGTTCGTCTATTTTGAAAGAGCAAACAATAGCGCTTTGTAGATGAAAAGGGCATTGTCATGAAAATGCTATTACGTTAATTACGTATTTCCACAACGTTTTTCTCCGCTGTCATTTTCCGAAGCGAGAGGTCTTTCATTTGAATTGTGCATACGTGTGTGTGTCTCTACAGTCAAGTGAGAGCGCgcgcataaaattatatgtatatattatttattaaattgtttatttggcAATCACCTTTCCCTAACAACTTTTACGTTTTACCCAAGTTTCTGAACTCAATCCGTCTCCAATAATgatctattttatattccaCCAAACTGCTGGTTAtctttattcaatataattatcatgaCGTTTCTACCATGGATTTTGGTCCTTACCAAGTGTGTGTCTAAGTCATGAAagtataatatgataattatacatCATTATTGTTAGTCATTTACTGGCGAAGCAAAGTCTTATGTTTGGTTTCAATCCGTATCCGCTTAAATCGTAGGTAGAATAATTCTAATCTACAAAGGAGTACGGAGAAGAAACGTGTTTCAAGAGGAATGATGTTGGACCTGCGTCTGGATAAGGCCGGGCCGGGGTTTCATACACTCCACCTCCTCCAATGCACATATCGTTTGATGTATTTGCTTACTTCTCGGTAAACTTCGCTAACAAGATCTCTCGACCAAGCCGGAAAAATACAGCTAAAATCGGTTACAATCGCCGTTAAGACGCGGTCGCCAGTGTTGCTGGGTGGCGCAAGAAAAGATGGTGGATCTTGGCCCGG
This sequence is a window from Temnothorax longispinosus isolate EJ_2023e chromosome 11, Tlon_JGU_v1, whole genome shotgun sequence. Protein-coding genes within it:
- the Src42a gene encoding tyrosine-protein kinase Src42A isoform X2; the protein is MGNCFSNPTDVEKEKPDRIGNPSIEAVASQVSPVPTPPPDPIRPIPQIPDMDVATAKIFVALYDYDARTDEDLSFKKGEHLEIINDTQGDWWLARSKRTRQEGYIPSNYVAKLKSIEAEPWYFRKIKRIEAEKKLLLPENDHGAFLIRDSESRHNDYSLSVRDGDTVKHYRIRQLDEGGFFIARRTTFRNLQDLVEHYSKDADGLCVNLCKPCVQKPVTEGLSHRTRDQWEIDRSSLKFLRKLGQGQFGEVWEGLWNNTTPVAIKTLKPGTMDPKDFLAEAQIMKKLRHAKLIQLYAVCTMEEPIYIITELMRNGSLLEYLQGKGRGLKLQQLIDMAAQIAAGMAYLESQNYIHRDLAARNVLVADGNVVKIADFGLARLIKEDEYEARIGARFPIKWTAPEAANYSKFSIKSDVWSFGILLTELVTYGRIPYPGMTNAEVLHQVEHGYRMPCPPGCPDTLYNIMLECWNKDPMKRPTFETLQWKLEDFFTMEGSEYKEASAY
- the Src42a gene encoding tyrosine-protein kinase Src42A isoform X1, which gives rise to MGNCFSNPTDVEKEKPDRIGNPSIEAVASQVSPVPTPPPDPIRPIPQIPDMDVATAKIFVALYDYDARTDEDLSFKKGEHLEIINDTQGDWWLARSKRTRQEGYIPSNYVAKLKSIEAEPWYFRKIKRIEAEKKLLLPENDHGAFLIRDSESRHNDYSLSVRDGDTVKHYRIRQLDEGGFFIARRTTFRNLQDLVEHYSKDADGLCVNLCKPCVQVEKPVTEGLSHRTRDQWEIDRSSLKFLRKLGQGQFGEVWEGLWNNTTPVAIKTLKPGTMDPKDFLAEAQIMKKLRHAKLIQLYAVCTMEEPIYIITELMRNGSLLEYLQGKGRGLKLQQLIDMAAQIAAGMAYLESQNYIHRDLAARNVLVADGNVVKIADFGLARLIKEDEYEARIGARFPIKWTAPEAANYSKFSIKSDVWSFGILLTELVTYGRIPYPGMTNAEVLHQVEHGYRMPCPPGCPDTLYNIMLECWNKDPMKRPTFETLQWKLEDFFTMEGSEYKEASAY